A DNA window from Paenibacillus sp. HWE-109 contains the following coding sequences:
- a CDS encoding S-layer homology domain-containing protein, which yields MRQWKKWIVLATICCVMTIGVGPGKSEAAGLTDVKGHWAEQTISQMVQQGLLDGFPDGTFRPDESVTADQFVKIVLLAFTDIYPNGERKWKTSFTQSLSASNQSILQQDYRDFTFKPNTVGYWAKPYLDLASDLHFISKGQFTDYKAKLKREDVAEILYYLLKETEYLEDEVYSLKAASKFGDLQSATSRQQKFIGEVMTKGIMEGYPNGYFGVGRYVTRAEALQIITRLQTKSKRINVVNENGFIKVVPTKDGSYKKLIFPDERMLKAYEVMEQAGKLRGTNYDLEETTLRLFRDAEAKATGLKGATTAERNSNEASLWLDPQFSTYGVTVHLEDGTLARNMESVRMFTDYLFGYDADIFYRHFTEACQLAAAKGVFETGTKQIGSYSVETRLESDGKTIIFSIIHN from the coding sequence ATGCGGCAATGGAAAAAATGGATCGTTTTGGCAACAATTTGTTGCGTAATGACAATTGGTGTCGGACCAGGAAAGAGTGAAGCAGCGGGCCTTACAGATGTGAAAGGACACTGGGCAGAGCAAACAATTAGCCAAATGGTGCAGCAAGGCCTGCTGGACGGATTCCCGGATGGGACTTTTCGACCAGATGAATCGGTTACGGCTGACCAATTTGTGAAAATTGTTTTGCTCGCTTTTACAGATATATATCCAAATGGAGAACGGAAATGGAAAACGAGCTTTACGCAATCCTTAAGCGCAAGCAATCAAAGTATTCTACAGCAGGACTACCGGGATTTCACATTTAAACCGAATACGGTCGGATATTGGGCTAAGCCCTATCTAGATTTAGCCAGCGATCTTCATTTTATAAGCAAAGGCCAGTTTACGGATTATAAAGCCAAGCTCAAACGTGAAGATGTGGCGGAAATACTGTACTATTTGCTCAAGGAAACCGAGTATTTGGAGGATGAAGTCTATAGTCTTAAAGCGGCTTCCAAGTTCGGTGATCTCCAAAGTGCGACATCCAGGCAGCAGAAATTCATCGGTGAAGTGATGACCAAGGGCATTATGGAAGGATATCCGAACGGGTACTTCGGTGTAGGGCGTTATGTGACTCGTGCGGAAGCCTTGCAAATCATTACGCGCTTGCAGACGAAGTCTAAGCGGATTAATGTCGTTAACGAGAACGGATTCATCAAGGTTGTTCCTACGAAAGATGGCAGCTACAAGAAGCTGATATTCCCGGATGAGCGTATGCTCAAAGCCTATGAAGTGATGGAACAAGCAGGGAAGCTGCGCGGTACGAACTACGATCTGGAAGAAACAACGCTGCGACTTTTCCGCGATGCGGAAGCCAAGGCTACGGGGTTGAAAGGAGCAACGACAGCAGAGCGGAATAGCAATGAGGCTTCCTTATGGTTGGATCCGCAATTTTCGACCTACGGTGTAACCGTGCACCTGGAAGACGGAACGCTGGCGCGAAATATGGAGAGCGTGCGGATGTTTACGGATTACTTATTTGGCTATGATGCGGATATCTTCTATCGACACTTCACAGAAGCTTGTCAGTTGGCGGCAGCGAAGGGAGTATTCGAAACGGGCACGAAACAGATCGGCAGCTACTCCGTTGAAACAAGGCTGGAATCGGATGGCAAGACGATCATTTTCTCCATTATCCATAATTAG
- a CDS encoding thiamine diphosphokinase produces the protein MNGKRIIIVTGGTLGEWALGEIQAGDILVGSDRGALYLIQHGYTPYISMGDFDSVTERELALIRSSSLTFIDCDPVFKDLTDTEMAFNWALDQHPAQITLLGAIGTRFDHSLANVHLLRKGMEQDIDCSIIDANNQIRIIEQSTRITRGNYTHISLLPLSLEVTGITLHGFQYPLHQARLQIGQSLGISNILVESQGLIELESGLLLVIQSKD, from the coding sequence ATGAACGGTAAACGCATCATTATTGTCACAGGCGGCACGCTGGGCGAGTGGGCTTTGGGAGAGATCCAAGCCGGTGACATCCTGGTCGGCTCGGATCGAGGCGCTTTGTATTTAATTCAACACGGATACACTCCGTATATCTCAATGGGAGATTTCGACTCCGTCACAGAGCGTGAGCTCGCCCTTATTCGCTCTTCAAGCCTAACTTTCATCGACTGTGATCCTGTTTTCAAGGATTTAACCGATACCGAAATGGCTTTCAATTGGGCACTGGATCAGCATCCTGCTCAGATCACCTTGCTCGGCGCGATTGGCACTCGCTTCGATCATTCCTTAGCCAATGTGCACCTCCTGCGCAAAGGCATGGAGCAAGACATTGACTGTTCCATCATCGATGCCAACAACCAGATCAGAATCATTGAACAATCCACCCGCATTACACGGGGCAACTATACGCACATATCCCTGCTTCCACTCAGTCTGGAAGTGACTGGCATCACATTGCATGGCTTTCAATATCCCCTTCATCAAGCCCGGCTTCAAATCGGTCAATCGCTGGGCATTAGTAATATTCTGGTTGAATCCCAGGGACTTATCGAGCTCGAAAGCGGCCTTTTACTCGTCATTCAAAGCAAGGATTAA
- a CDS encoding FecCD family ABC transporter permease — MGYSDKKQSRTRPLLFLFSASILLMLIGILCSLKWGQSQVSWRTLFEAITYQGNDKAHLYIQTLRLPRAIMACLVGIQLALAGLLTQLTTKNPLASPHIFGINAGAALAVVVGLVAVPHFGNFGLIGFAFVGAALGALLVWSLAGTGNKQYVRLALAGITIHFLMSSLTEGFIIMNQQATDSMIFWLVGSLNQSAWTEVRLILPFFVGGVLLFSLMLPSLRMLLLDDEIATGIGGRIHFVRGISILLVIVLAGSAVALCGPIGFVCLIVPHIARALVGTNLAVLGPLTALLGGVLLLYADFLSRFIAFPFESPVGIVTAAIGAPYFIYLARKQGGAR; from the coding sequence ATGGGATATAGTGATAAGAAGCAGAGCCGCACACGGCCTCTGCTCTTCCTTTTTTCTGCCTCCATCCTTCTGATGCTGATCGGCATTCTGTGCAGTTTAAAATGGGGCCAATCGCAAGTTTCCTGGCGGACGTTATTTGAAGCCATTACCTATCAGGGCAATGACAAGGCCCATCTGTACATTCAGACCCTGCGTCTGCCTCGAGCCATAATGGCATGTCTTGTCGGGATTCAGCTTGCTTTGGCTGGCTTGCTTACCCAACTCACCACGAAGAACCCGTTGGCTTCGCCACATATCTTCGGCATTAATGCCGGTGCTGCCTTGGCCGTCGTGGTTGGCTTGGTTGCCGTCCCTCATTTCGGGAATTTCGGGTTAATCGGATTCGCTTTTGTTGGCGCGGCGCTAGGGGCCTTGCTGGTTTGGTCGCTCGCTGGTACGGGGAATAAGCAATATGTGCGCTTGGCGCTTGCCGGAATTACGATTCATTTCCTGATGTCCTCGCTTACTGAAGGATTCATCATTATGAATCAACAGGCGACGGACAGTATGATCTTCTGGCTTGTCGGTTCTTTGAACCAATCTGCCTGGACGGAAGTTCGGCTTATCCTGCCTTTCTTTGTCGGCGGCGTGCTCTTGTTCAGCCTCATGCTCCCTTCCCTTAGGATGCTGCTGCTGGATGACGAAATTGCCACAGGCATAGGCGGCCGCATCCACTTCGTGCGCGGCATCAGTATTCTGCTCGTTATCGTTCTCGCAGGCTCAGCCGTTGCTCTATGCGGGCCAATTGGTTTTGTTTGCCTGATTGTGCCGCATATTGCTCGCGCTTTGGTCGGCACGAATTTGGCGGTTCTAGGACCTCTTACCGCCTTGCTCGGCGGAGTTCTCCTGTTGTATGCGGACTTTCTCAGCCGCTTCATCGCTTTTCCGTTCGAATCTCCCGTCGGCATTGTGACAGCCGCGATCGGAGCTCCTTACTTCATCTACTTAGCGCGTAAGCAAGGGGGAGCACGATGA
- the araD gene encoding L-ribulose-5-phosphate 4-epimerase: protein MLENLKQAVLEANLDLPKYRLVTFTWGNVSGIDREQGLVVIKPSGVPYEDLKAEDLVVVDLDGNIVEGKLKPSSDTPTHLALYRAFPAVGGIVHTHSPWATSWAQAGRGIPALGTTHADYFYGEVPCTRLMTEAEIKGAYELETGNVIIETFQALDPAMVPGVLVNCHAPFSWGKDPHNAVHNAVVLEEVAKIAYRTFTLNPVIEPMDQTLLDRHFLRKHGANAYYGQK from the coding sequence GTGCTGGAGAACTTGAAGCAGGCAGTCTTGGAAGCAAATTTGGATTTGCCCAAATATCGTCTCGTCACATTTACGTGGGGCAATGTGAGTGGAATTGATCGGGAACAAGGGCTGGTAGTGATTAAGCCGAGCGGTGTTCCTTATGAGGATTTGAAAGCGGAAGATCTCGTTGTCGTTGATCTGGATGGGAACATCGTGGAAGGTAAGCTCAAGCCATCCTCGGATACGCCAACCCATTTGGCCTTATACCGTGCGTTCCCCGCAGTTGGCGGAATTGTCCATACGCATTCCCCTTGGGCGACGAGTTGGGCGCAGGCGGGAAGAGGTATTCCGGCGCTCGGGACAACACATGCGGATTACTTCTACGGCGAAGTGCCGTGCACACGGTTGATGACAGAGGCTGAGATTAAGGGAGCCTATGAACTGGAAACCGGCAATGTTATCATCGAAACCTTCCAAGCATTGGACCCGGCGATGGTTCCGGGCGTTCTGGTCAATTGCCATGCGCCTTTCAGTTGGGGCAAAGATCCGCATAATGCGGTTCACAACGCAGTCGTCCTGGAAGAAGTAGCGAAGATCGCTTACCGCACCTTCACGCTGAATCCAGTGATTGAACCGATGGACCAAACGCTGCTCGATCGTCATTTCCTGAGAAAGCACGGAGCTAACGCTTATTACGGGCAAAAATAA
- a CDS encoding ABC transporter substrate-binding protein — protein sequence MKKRITHLLFIALISVFAISLAACGKTTNNASAASTTTPAASTQPATPASGKITVQDAAGTLELPKKPERIIAMEFGFTDILVSIGIQPVGVADDSSPDLFMDSVKSKLGTYTSVGSRYEPNIELISSLKPDLIIVDINKHKNAIPQLKGIAPVLVLDDFQADYNQMLKNVAIISKAVGKEEEGKKRMAEHQATVETLKKKLGSTNLRVLPAVVNPKGFFAHSDHAYSGSFLAMLGYTDPVKNAAAYPQITLEQLAEANPQVLFLLPTEKETIVKQWETNPLWQKIDAVANKKVYTVERRDWSLSRGMLGSEKILEDLVKNLGQ from the coding sequence ATGAAAAAACGAATCACCCATCTACTCTTTATCGCACTGATTAGCGTATTTGCTATAAGCCTTGCCGCTTGTGGCAAAACGACCAATAATGCATCAGCTGCCTCAACAACGACACCTGCAGCTAGCACACAGCCTGCAACCCCGGCAAGCGGCAAAATTACCGTTCAAGATGCGGCAGGCACCCTTGAGCTGCCCAAAAAACCAGAGCGAATCATCGCCATGGAGTTTGGCTTTACCGATATTCTGGTTTCCATCGGCATACAGCCTGTTGGTGTAGCGGATGATAGCAGCCCTGATTTATTCATGGACTCTGTCAAAAGCAAATTAGGGACATACACATCCGTAGGCTCCCGCTATGAGCCGAACATTGAATTGATTAGCTCGCTCAAACCTGATCTTATTATCGTCGATATCAATAAACATAAAAATGCGATTCCGCAATTAAAAGGCATTGCTCCTGTGCTGGTACTGGATGATTTCCAAGCAGACTACAATCAAATGTTGAAGAACGTCGCGATCATCTCCAAAGCAGTTGGGAAAGAAGAAGAAGGCAAAAAACGGATGGCTGAGCATCAAGCAACGGTTGAAACTTTGAAAAAGAAACTGGGATCTACGAATCTGCGCGTACTGCCTGCGGTTGTGAATCCAAAAGGATTCTTCGCCCATTCCGACCATGCCTACAGTGGATCATTCCTGGCGATGCTTGGCTACACAGACCCGGTGAAAAATGCTGCCGCTTATCCGCAAATCACGTTGGAGCAGTTAGCCGAGGCTAATCCTCAAGTGCTATTCTTGCTTCCGACGGAAAAAGAAACGATTGTTAAACAGTGGGAGACAAACCCGCTTTGGCAAAAAATTGATGCCGTAGCGAACAAAAAAGTTTACACCGTCGAGAGACGCGACTGGTCCCTGTCTCGCGGAATGCTCGGATCCGAGAAAATTCTTGAAGACCTCGTGAAGAATTTGGGGCAATAA
- a CDS encoding methyl-accepting chemotaxis protein has protein sequence MSGKGGGLVVAFLNSIRFKFLISFIALILLFMVSAGLSYRMVSSTKISMNEQTTSMTNEKLAESLKGMVGILYSNQADLIINNNKEVIDEYKANTPPFFDMVDRVAASARTDEEGQWVGEIKKQSLLYVAMFDKVVAIYNNQNNYTAQQLKAEYKKVDDETDEAKNSIYALTDKLIISYDKSNDAAENQLNNSMSQLVLTLLISSIAVVIIGLVLAFTLERMITKPITRAAGFLRRVAVGDLTSRLEGKMSKDETGQLMDACNIMVDQLRTLLHQATRNADSVQQSGDQLGTQARRTIVATSEIAQAIHVVAEGNAAQDQGAAESARAMEEMASGIQRMAESSATVAAASVEAKEDAEQGHIVIGQSIQQMLRIESSVEASTQIIDRVGDRSREIHQIVEVITGIASQTNLLALNASIEAARAGEHGKGFAVVASEVRKLAEQSLQSTSQIHAIMKGIQDDAGASVSSMYEVRAEVQQGVNLMKQSGDMFDGIRHAVSHISDQVQDLSAVTEEMSAGAQEVAATIADMAEQAKQSSRQSQAIVTHTQDQLFAMEAIDGSVVDLTETASALQRVVQQFKI, from the coding sequence ATGAGTGGCAAAGGTGGTGGGCTTGTGGTTGCTTTTCTAAATTCGATTCGTTTTAAATTTCTAATTAGTTTCATTGCCTTGATCTTGTTGTTTATGGTATCAGCCGGTCTTTCTTATCGCATGGTGTCCTCTACGAAAATAAGTATGAATGAACAAACAACAAGTATGACGAATGAGAAGCTGGCTGAATCTTTAAAAGGGATGGTCGGTATTCTCTATAGCAATCAGGCGGATTTGATTATTAATAATAATAAAGAGGTTATTGACGAGTATAAGGCCAATACCCCGCCATTTTTCGACATGGTAGATCGCGTAGCAGCCTCAGCTCGAACCGATGAGGAAGGTCAGTGGGTTGGAGAGATTAAGAAGCAAAGTCTGCTGTATGTTGCGATGTTCGATAAAGTTGTTGCGATCTATAATAATCAGAACAACTACACCGCCCAGCAATTAAAGGCAGAATATAAAAAGGTAGATGATGAGACGGATGAGGCTAAAAATAGTATTTATGCGCTGACGGACAAGTTGATCATCTCGTATGATAAATCGAATGATGCCGCTGAAAATCAGCTGAATAACAGTATGTCACAGTTGGTTCTTACGCTCCTTATATCTAGTATAGCTGTTGTCATTATTGGTTTGGTATTGGCTTTCACGTTAGAGCGGATGATTACCAAACCCATCACGAGAGCGGCTGGATTCCTGCGTCGTGTTGCTGTTGGGGATTTGACTTCACGCTTGGAAGGAAAGATGAGCAAAGATGAGACGGGGCAATTGATGGATGCCTGCAATATCATGGTTGATCAGTTGAGAACCCTGCTTCATCAAGCAACAAGGAATGCCGATTCTGTTCAACAATCCGGGGATCAATTAGGTACCCAAGCTCGCCGAACGATCGTGGCAACAAGTGAAATTGCACAAGCTATACACGTGGTTGCGGAGGGAAATGCGGCGCAGGATCAAGGGGCAGCGGAAAGCGCCCGTGCCATGGAAGAGATGGCGTCAGGTATCCAGCGGATGGCAGAATCATCGGCAACGGTAGCAGCAGCTTCTGTGGAGGCCAAGGAAGATGCCGAACAGGGCCATATCGTTATTGGGCAATCGATCCAGCAAATGCTGCGAATCGAGTCGTCTGTGGAGGCTTCGACACAAATCATAGATCGTGTAGGAGACAGATCGCGGGAAATTCATCAGATCGTCGAGGTTATTACCGGCATTGCCTCGCAAACGAATTTACTTGCACTTAATGCTTCTATTGAAGCGGCAAGAGCGGGTGAACACGGCAAAGGATTTGCGGTGGTAGCTTCAGAGGTGAGGAAGCTCGCCGAGCAGTCCTTGCAGTCGACGTCACAAATTCATGCGATCATGAAAGGAATACAAGACGATGCGGGCGCATCCGTATCCTCGATGTATGAGGTTAGGGCAGAGGTACAGCAAGGTGTGAATCTGATGAAACAATCCGGGGATATGTTTGACGGTATTAGGCATGCAGTATCGCATATTTCAGATCAGGTGCAGGACTTATCAGCGGTTACGGAAGAAATGTCGGCCGGAGCCCAGGAAGTTGCCGCAACGATTGCTGATATGGCCGAGCAAGCCAAACAGTCCTCGCGGCAATCCCAAGCCATTGTGACCCATACGCAGGACCAACTCTTTGCGATGGAGGCGATAGATGGCTCCGTGGTTGATCTGACAGAGACGGCATCTGCCTTACAAAGAGTTGTGCAGCAATTTAAGATATAA
- a CDS encoding PilZ domain-containing protein — translation MSHLNKRSSFRMHLQIPLSARFKIIGFRNQAADTKQSKIMIKDISAGGIRIHTPLNLPVDLNLLLEFTFLLFHEEMKILGVIKRKMTLNTSLYEYGIAFSIADPLMEQQLIRHLIQLSTRLKQTNLLASCSFCSEEDMADILSANYDLT, via the coding sequence ATGTCACATTTAAATAAGCGCTCCAGCTTCCGCATGCATCTTCAAATTCCTTTGTCTGCTAGATTCAAAATTATCGGGTTTCGCAATCAAGCAGCAGATACGAAGCAATCCAAAATTATGATCAAGGATATTAGCGCAGGGGGTATTCGCATTCATACCCCTTTGAATTTACCCGTAGATTTGAACTTGCTGCTGGAATTCACTTTCCTGCTTTTCCATGAAGAAATGAAGATCTTGGGCGTTATTAAACGAAAAATGACGCTCAACACCTCCCTCTATGAATATGGCATCGCGTTCAGCATCGCTGATCCTCTCATGGAGCAGCAGCTCATTCGTCACCTGATTCAGCTCAGCACCCGCTTAAAACAGACGAATCTGCTGGCCAGCTGCAGCTTCTGTTCGGAGGAAGATATGGCTGATATTTTATCTGCCAACTATGATCTTACATAG
- a CDS encoding GAF domain-containing protein, with amino-acid sequence MFAKSSYEGTREQQYTLLIQQVEALIHEEPNRIANLANAAALLGQFLNDVNWVGFYLLDQTQDKNELVLGPFQGLPACVRIPLGRGVCGTSAARRETVLVPDVHAFPGHIACDAASQSEIVVPILLGDELIGVLDIDSPIINRFDTIDQHYLEQFVQKLAAAM; translated from the coding sequence ATGTTTGCCAAATCCAGTTATGAAGGAACAAGGGAACAACAATATACCTTGCTGATTCAGCAAGTCGAAGCATTGATACACGAAGAACCGAATCGCATCGCGAACTTGGCGAATGCTGCAGCGCTGCTGGGCCAGTTTCTGAACGATGTGAACTGGGTCGGATTTTATTTGCTTGATCAGACGCAGGATAAGAACGAACTGGTCTTGGGCCCGTTCCAAGGACTGCCTGCCTGTGTGCGGATTCCGCTGGGCAGAGGTGTTTGCGGGACGTCTGCGGCACGCAGAGAAACCGTATTGGTGCCGGATGTTCACGCATTCCCCGGCCATATCGCTTGTGACGCGGCTTCCCAATCGGAAATTGTGGTGCCTATTCTGCTCGGCGATGAGCTGATCGGTGTTCTGGATATCGATAGCCCGATAATAAACCGCTTCGATACGATCGACCAGCACTACTTGGAGCAGTTTGTTCAAAAGCTCGCAGCTGCTATGTAA
- a CDS encoding FecCD family ABC transporter permease translates to MKRSAWTVGKRVLPLLVALAILIGLAFIYAHVGAVRIPYRDVWPALVDAKHPSYFIIHQVRLPRILVGILAGFGLAVGGAILQSIVRNPLASPDVIGITKGAGLMAAAVIFLFPKSPSYLLPIAAFGGALLAFLLLLLLSRRLTLRPSSLALVGVAIGTVFQAGTQYLIVRHPSDINMALLWLSGSLWSRSWHDVYSLLPWIAVLIPLVWANYAKLNIFQLGDDITASLGLHIAKQRFWLLLLAVALAGISVSAVGAIGFVGLIAPHIARSLVGGRHQWLIPLAALIGADLMLLGDLLGRVLIIPREVPVGIMTAVIGAPYFLYLLRKERRRKLG, encoded by the coding sequence ATGAAACGATCCGCATGGACAGTAGGAAAAAGAGTGCTGCCCTTATTGGTTGCCTTAGCCATCCTGATTGGATTAGCCTTCATTTATGCACATGTAGGAGCCGTACGTATCCCGTACCGGGATGTTTGGCCCGCACTTGTGGATGCCAAGCATCCCTCCTATTTCATTATTCATCAGGTGCGGTTGCCACGCATCTTGGTTGGCATCTTGGCTGGCTTCGGTTTAGCTGTTGGCGGAGCCATTCTGCAAAGCATTGTCCGAAATCCGCTCGCCAGCCCCGATGTCATCGGCATCACCAAGGGAGCCGGCTTGATGGCTGCGGCCGTCATCTTCCTGTTTCCCAAATCGCCCAGCTATTTGCTGCCGATTGCCGCTTTTGGAGGAGCCCTGCTGGCGTTCCTCCTGCTCTTGCTGCTTAGCCGGCGCTTGACGCTGCGCCCTTCGTCTCTTGCCCTGGTTGGTGTGGCCATTGGAACGGTGTTCCAGGCTGGCACCCAGTACTTAATCGTAAGACACCCCAGCGACATTAACATGGCGCTGCTGTGGTTGTCCGGCAGCCTGTGGAGCCGGAGCTGGCACGATGTGTACTCCCTGCTGCCATGGATCGCCGTGCTGATTCCGCTCGTGTGGGCGAACTACGCCAAGCTGAACATCTTCCAGCTTGGCGATGACATCACCGCTTCGCTTGGGCTGCATATCGCGAAGCAGCGCTTCTGGCTGCTGCTGCTCGCCGTTGCTCTCGCGGGCATCTCCGTGTCCGCGGTGGGAGCGATCGGCTTCGTCGGCCTGATCGCCCCGCACATTGCGCGAAGCCTCGTCGGCGGCCGGCATCAGTGGCTGATCCCGCTCGCAGCGCTGATCGGAGCGGACTTGATGCTCCTGGGCGACTTGCTCGGGCGGGTCCTCATCATCCCACGGGAGGTACCCGTGGGAATCATGACGGCCGTCATCGGCGCGCCCTACTTCCTTTATTTGCTGCGCAAAGAACGGCGGCGCAAGCTGGGATAG
- a CDS encoding helix-turn-helix domain-containing protein, producing MPHVQENSIRILPHTGAHSVIMQFAAIHMLTNREAEIIGLIAMRGLSNKEIADHCNISEKTVKVHIDKIMDKVGTRSMRKLLATIICNVV from the coding sequence ATGCCGCATGTCCAAGAAAATTCGATACGCATCCTTCCACATACAGGTGCCCACTCCGTCATTATGCAATTCGCAGCCATTCATATGCTCACGAATCGTGAAGCTGAAATCATTGGTCTTATTGCCATGAGAGGGCTCAGCAACAAGGAAATCGCTGACCATTGCAACATCAGTGAGAAAACAGTCAAAGTACATATCGATAAAATTATGGATAAAGTCGGAACGCGTTCCATGCGCAAATTACTGGCTACAATTATCTGCAACGTGGTTTAA
- a CDS encoding helix-turn-helix domain-containing protein, whose product MNFHQLISIIPLMAHIEANTSSQTYECPLHHYQLLIVRSGHVQILMQDQEPIVCAQAYAFHSELGAFTIQVPKTRAADYTLITYRMLPEDHLWSLRGPLTTLSEYKIHYMIDELLRTTHEIHPLTADEEAAHQVRKRMMLERILFIYLYESHLTEEKKPASVSIEETLSYINEHYMVELSLPMLARRAAMSVGYFTVLFKKHTGTTLMDYLYDLRIEKAQKMFQQTDLLAKEVAQRVGFMDYFHFSKVFKKRTGMSPRTFLIKQKEI is encoded by the coding sequence ATGAATTTTCATCAACTCATCTCAATTATTCCGCTTATGGCACATATTGAAGCCAATACGTCCTCCCAGACATATGAATGCCCGCTCCATCATTATCAGCTTCTTATTGTACGCAGCGGGCATGTGCAAATCCTTATGCAGGATCAGGAGCCGATCGTTTGCGCGCAAGCTTACGCGTTCCATTCCGAACTTGGCGCCTTCACGATCCAAGTGCCCAAAACAAGAGCAGCGGACTATACGCTCATCACCTATCGCATGCTGCCTGAAGATCATCTCTGGTCCCTCCGCGGTCCTCTGACCACCTTAAGCGAATATAAAATTCATTATATGATTGATGAACTTTTGCGTACAACGCATGAAATCCATCCGCTGACTGCGGACGAAGAAGCCGCTCACCAAGTTCGCAAACGCATGATGCTCGAACGTATTCTGTTCATATACCTCTACGAATCTCACCTCACGGAAGAGAAGAAACCAGCTTCCGTTTCGATTGAGGAGACCCTCTCCTATATCAATGAGCACTATATGGTTGAGCTTTCACTCCCCATGCTGGCTAGACGCGCCGCCATGAGTGTGGGCTATTTTACCGTTCTTTTCAAAAAGCATACCGGAACTACCCTCATGGATTACCTTTATGATTTACGTATTGAGAAAGCGCAAAAAATGTTTCAACAAACCGATTTACTCGCCAAAGAAGTGGCGCAACGGGTTGGTTTTATGGATTATTTCCATTTCAGCAAAGTGTTTAAAAAAAGGACGGGCATGTCGCCTCGGACTTTTCTCATCAAGCAAAAAGAAATCTAA
- a CDS encoding DUF554 domain-containing protein: MALWGTIVNAIAIIIGGLLGMLLPRISEGIKSTVMQGLGLAITVLGITMALKSNQIVLVIMSVVIGGIIGELLRIEYRLGQLGDWLQSIMRKDGSAADGTGSISEGFVTCTLIYCIGAMAILGPLDSGLRHNHDILYTKSLLDGFLSIIFASTLGVGVIFSAVSVFLMQGVIALGATLIAMAFSQASLDVMIVQITAVGGILVIGVGINILQIKKINVANMLPALVIAAIAVPLQEHFTGWLNRFF; this comes from the coding sequence ATGGCGTTATGGGGAACGATTGTCAATGCAATCGCTATTATCATTGGGGGATTATTAGGCATGCTGCTGCCCCGCATTTCTGAAGGCATAAAAAGCACAGTGATGCAGGGCCTGGGGCTCGCAATCACTGTGCTGGGCATAACAATGGCGTTAAAATCGAACCAAATTGTACTCGTCATTATGAGTGTGGTTATTGGTGGCATTATAGGAGAGTTGCTGCGAATTGAATACAGGCTGGGACAACTGGGTGACTGGCTGCAGTCGATAATGCGTAAAGACGGTTCGGCAGCAGACGGTACAGGCAGTATCTCGGAAGGCTTCGTGACGTGTACTTTGATTTATTGCATTGGTGCAATGGCGATTCTAGGACCACTTGACAGCGGGCTTCGCCACAATCATGATATTTTGTACACGAAATCCTTGCTCGACGGCTTCTTGTCCATTATCTTCGCCTCGACCCTTGGGGTCGGCGTGATCTTCTCGGCAGTGTCCGTATTCCTGATGCAAGGCGTCATTGCACTTGGGGCAACATTGATTGCCATGGCATTCAGCCAAGCATCCTTGGATGTGATGATTGTCCAAATCACCGCTGTAGGCGGTATTCTGGTCATTGGCGTCGGGATCAACATCTTACAAATCAAGAAGATCAATGTGGCGAACATGCTCCCCGCGCTTGTAATCGCAGCCATAGCGGTTCCTTTGCAGGAACATTTTACCGGGTGGCTGAACCGATTTTTCTAA